Proteins from one Phyllobacterium zundukense genomic window:
- a CDS encoding N-acetylmuramoyl-L-alanine amidase gives MNFCIKNDRLGTGMSIVNFIGSPNIGGELKAKFLIIHYTASGPEADTARYFSQDTANVSAHLVVRRDGSVTQCVPFNVVAWHAGKSQWTGKGGTRYSGLNNSAIGIEIENWGPLGKSAGGWVSWTGAAVDGSKVIEARHKFGVPDCGWEVFTTAQIETVIAAAQAICREYAIEDIMGHDDIAPGRKSDPGPAWDMAAFKASVRGGGPFQLNRQRALDIRARIASGEEETFPEDVVSALVAGQHPVRVFRKWRGMTAVALARAAGISQPYLSEIENGAKDGSLSVMKRVAALLNVTLDDLAG, from the coding sequence ATGAATTTTTGCATTAAAAACGACAGGCTCGGCACTGGTATGTCGATTGTGAACTTCATCGGTTCGCCTAATATCGGCGGCGAACTAAAGGCCAAGTTCCTGATCATTCACTACACCGCCAGCGGTCCGGAAGCCGATACCGCCAGGTATTTTTCGCAAGATACTGCCAATGTTTCGGCGCATCTCGTCGTGCGCCGCGATGGGTCAGTAACGCAATGCGTGCCATTCAATGTTGTCGCCTGGCATGCCGGCAAGAGCCAGTGGACGGGGAAGGGCGGTACCAGATATTCGGGACTGAACAATTCAGCGATCGGCATAGAAATCGAAAACTGGGGACCGCTTGGCAAAAGTGCTGGAGGATGGGTCTCGTGGACCGGAGCGGCCGTTGATGGGTCGAAGGTCATCGAAGCCCGCCATAAATTCGGTGTGCCCGATTGCGGCTGGGAAGTCTTCACCACAGCGCAGATCGAGACCGTGATCGCCGCAGCGCAAGCCATCTGCCGCGAATATGCCATCGAGGATATCATGGGTCACGATGATATCGCCCCCGGCCGAAAGTCTGATCCCGGGCCGGCTTGGGACATGGCAGCATTCAAGGCGAGCGTAAGGGGCGGGGGACCTTTCCAGCTGAACAGGCAGCGTGCGCTGGACATTCGTGCGCGAATAGCGAGCGGTGAAGAGGAAACTTTCCCCGAAGATGTCGTGTCGGCTTTGGTGGCTGGCCAACATCCGGTACGCGTCTTTCGGAAATGGCGCGGGATGACTGCTGTGGCCTTGGCGCGGGCCGCCGGAATCTCTCAGCCGTATCTATCTGAAATTGAAAATGGAGCCAAGGATGGTTCGCTGTCCGTTATGAAGCGCGTTGCTGCGCTCCTAAACGTAACTCTGGACGATTTAGCTGGTTAG
- a CDS encoding CreA family protein, translating into MKRTLAALALLGAAVLSAQAEEVGKVGVDWLGNDIVIDAVTDPKVQGVTCHLASFSRGMIDRLQKGNWFEDPSNASISCQQTGPITIDDIELGEGGERVFSERTSLIWKKLVITRIYDKPNNTLIYLAHATQVQDGSAKTSISTIPLFAGNVSWSKGKPE; encoded by the coding sequence ATGAAGCGCACCCTTGCTGCACTGGCCCTTCTAGGCGCCGCAGTCCTATCTGCTCAGGCCGAAGAAGTTGGCAAGGTCGGCGTCGACTGGCTCGGCAATGATATCGTCATCGATGCGGTCACCGATCCGAAGGTGCAAGGCGTTACCTGCCATCTCGCATCATTCTCGCGCGGCATGATCGACCGGCTGCAGAAAGGCAACTGGTTCGAGGATCCGTCCAATGCCTCGATTTCCTGTCAGCAGACCGGCCCGATCACGATTGACGATATCGAGCTGGGCGAAGGTGGCGAGCGGGTATTCTCCGAGCGCACCAGCCTCATCTGGAAGAAGCTCGTCATTACGCGCATCTACGACAAGCCCAACAACACGCTGATTTATCTTGCCCATGCCACGCAGGTTCAGGATGGCTCAGCCAAAACGTCGATCTCGACGATCCCGCTCTTTGCGGGAAATGTCAGCTGGTCCAAAGGCAAGCCTGAGTAA
- a CDS encoding DapH/DapD/GlmU-related protein has translation MADKHDPRFQNDQPRIHPSAQLKGVTLGKYTEVGERVILRDVTAGDFTYFERHSEGIYADIGRFCSIAANVRINALEHPMERLTTHKISYRPNEFFKYQGIDNVFRARRQAKRVGIGHDVWIGHGAVIMPAVQIGHGAVVGANAVVTRNVAPYTIVAGNPARMLRLRFPEEIAARLQRLAWWDWPPEMIFEAIPDIQSLGIEDFLAKWER, from the coding sequence ATGGCCGACAAACACGATCCGCGCTTCCAGAATGACCAGCCGCGTATCCATCCGAGCGCGCAGCTGAAAGGCGTCACGCTCGGCAAATATACTGAAGTGGGTGAGCGCGTCATCCTGCGCGATGTGACCGCCGGTGATTTTACCTATTTCGAACGGCACAGTGAGGGAATCTATGCCGACATCGGGCGGTTTTGCTCGATTGCAGCAAACGTTCGCATCAACGCACTCGAACACCCGATGGAGCGCCTGACGACGCACAAGATCAGCTACCGGCCAAACGAGTTCTTCAAGTACCAGGGCATCGACAATGTCTTTCGCGCACGCCGGCAAGCGAAACGCGTCGGGATCGGCCATGATGTCTGGATCGGGCATGGCGCTGTGATCATGCCGGCAGTCCAGATCGGTCATGGCGCAGTCGTTGGCGCCAACGCGGTGGTGACCAGAAATGTCGCGCCCTATACGATCGTCGCGGGCAATCCGGCCCGGATGCTCCGCCTTCGCTTCCCCGAAGAAATTGCGGCCCGACTGCAGCGGCTTGCCTGGTGGGACTGGCCACCAGAAATGATCTTCGAAGCAATCCCGGATATCCAGTCACTCGGCATCGAGGATTTCCTGGCGAAATGGGAGCGTTAG
- a CDS encoding SCO family protein, protein MNKRLLPFLIVAIALLAGAAGWITFQSSRQTTAGNQGPFGTSFQLTTMNGEPITEAAFRQKPSAIFFGFTHCPEVCPTTLFELDGWLKKLGTEGADVNAYFVTVDPERDTVPVMKSYVSNVSDRITGVTGDPDKITAMLKGYSVFARKVSVEGSDYTMDHTASIFLLDSKGGFFGTIAYGENPDTAVEKLKRLAKS, encoded by the coding sequence ATGAACAAACGTCTGCTGCCTTTCTTGATCGTGGCGATTGCACTTCTTGCCGGGGCTGCGGGCTGGATCACCTTCCAGTCGTCACGCCAGACGACGGCCGGCAATCAGGGGCCATTCGGCACGTCCTTCCAGCTTACGACGATGAACGGCGAACCAATCACAGAGGCGGCATTCCGGCAAAAGCCATCCGCCATATTCTTTGGCTTCACCCATTGCCCGGAAGTCTGTCCGACGACATTGTTCGAGCTTGACGGCTGGCTCAAGAAACTCGGCACGGAGGGCGCGGACGTCAACGCCTATTTCGTCACGGTTGACCCGGAACGGGACACTGTCCCCGTCATGAAATCCTATGTCAGCAACGTGTCTGACCGGATCACGGGCGTGACAGGCGATCCCGACAAGATCACAGCCATGCTGAAGGGTTATAGCGTCTTTGCGCGAAAGGTCTCCGTCGAAGGCAGCGATTACACGATGGACCATACCGCCTCGATCTTTCTTCTCGACAGCAAGGGCGGTTTCTTCGGCACCATTGCCTATGGCGAAAATCCTGATACGGCTGTCGAGAAACTGAAACGCCTCGCCAAAAGCTAG